In Candidatus Methylomirabilota bacterium, the genomic window ACCAATGAGCAAGGTTCTCGACAGCAGCCGGGCGGCCGGCCTCGCCCTCGCCTGGCGCTTCGCCGCCTTCCGCTCCGAAGGCTTCCCGTTGATCCCGACGGCGATCCTCCTGGTGCTGGTGTTCGTGGCGATCTTCGCCGACGTCATCGCGCCCTGGGACCCCGAGATCGGCACGCTCGGCGACCGCTTCCGACCACCGGCCTGGCAGGCCGGCGGCAGCGACAAGTACCTGCTCGGCACCGACCACCTCGGGCGCGACGTGCTCTCGCGCCTGATCTTCGGCGCGCGCGTCTCCATGATCGTGGGTTTCACCGCCGTGCTGTTCGCCGGCGTCCTCGGCACCTCTCTCGGCATCCTGTCCGGCTACCTGGGGAGCTGGGTCGACCAGGTGATCATGCGGGTGACGGACACCTGGCTGGCCCTGCCCGCGCTCACCTTCGCCATCTTCCTGGCCGCCGTGGTGGGGCCGAGCGAGATGAACATCGTGATCATCCTGGGCGCCGTCTACTGGACGCGCTACGCCCGCGTCATCCGCGGCGAGGTCCTGTCGCTCAAGGAGCGCGACTTCGTGCGGCTGGCCATCGTGGCCGGCTGCTCCAAGCGGACGATCAT contains:
- a CDS encoding ABC transporter permease, which encodes MSKVLDSSRAAGLALAWRFAAFRSEGFPLIPTAILLVLVFVAIFADVIAPWDPEIGTLGDRFRPPAWQAGGSDKYLLGTDHLGRDVLSRLIFGARVSMIVGFTAVLFAGVLGTSLGILSGYLGSWVDQVIMRVTDTWLALPALTFAIFLAAVVGPSEMNIVIILGAVYWTRYARVIRGEVLSLKERDFVRLAIVAGCSKRTIMRRHILPNVLNSAVVLGTLMLGVVIVTEAALSFLGVGVPPPKPAWGLMLADGKKGLMAGYWWLTVLPGSCIMLMVLAANLLGDWLRVKLDPQLRQL